CATGGAAGGAAAATCGATGACGATGATTCTCGCGCCGAAGTAGTCAGCGCGTGATCGCATGCAGGGCCGCTTCCGCATCGGAGCGGTTGACCGTAGCCGTGAGCAGAATATGCCGAAGATGAAGACCCACAGCGGCGCCAAGAAGCGCTTCACCGTGACGGGATCGGGGAAGGTGCGGCGTCTGAAGGCCTACAAGAGCCACATCCTGACCAAGAAGACGTCGAAGCGTAAGCGCAATCTCCGCCGTCCGACGATCGTCGCGACCAACGGCGAAGTGAAGCGTATCAAGCGTCTTATCCTGGCCTGAGGACCTACTATGCCCCGCGTAAAATCCAACGTCGTCCGCCTCAAGCGGAAGAAGCAGATCCTCAAGCACGCCAAGGGTGCCTTTGGTGGCCGGTCCAAGCTCTGGAAGGCCGCCAAGGAAACCGTGGAGCGTGGCTGGCGCTACGCGTACCGCGATCGCAAGAACAAGAAGCGCGACTTCCGTCGCCTCTGGATCGTGCG
This region of Gemmatimonas groenlandica genomic DNA includes:
- the rpmI gene encoding 50S ribosomal protein L35, with amino-acid sequence MPKMKTHSGAKKRFTVTGSGKVRRLKAYKSHILTKKTSKRKRNLRRPTIVATNGEVKRIKRLILA
- the rplT gene encoding 50S ribosomal protein L20 produces the protein MPRVKSNVVRLKRKKQILKHAKGAFGGRSKLWKAAKETVERGWRYAYRDRKNKKRDFRRLWIVRINAAARMHDMSYSVFINGLHAAGIEIDRKVLADLAVREPEAFALIAEQVRKAIEANTAAA